From the genome of Nitrospira lenta, one region includes:
- a CDS encoding globin, with product MSLAEVKDSYSRCCVNPKFFDMFYGNFLASHPTIAPMFAKTEMSKQKSLLRQGISMMFMHLGGNGVGTTGIDRIGESHSKKKMNIDPNLYHFWINSLVKSVKECDAEFTPALETEWRKTLRSGVDRIVSFYNT from the coding sequence ATGTCCCTAGCTGAAGTGAAAGACAGCTACAGCCGTTGCTGTGTGAACCCGAAGTTCTTCGATATGTTCTACGGCAACTTCCTGGCCAGCCATCCCACGATTGCTCCGATGTTTGCCAAAACCGAAATGTCCAAACAGAAGTCGCTCCTCAGGCAGGGGATCTCGATGATGTTTATGCATTTAGGCGGCAATGGCGTGGGCACAACCGGCATCGATCGAATCGGGGAGAGTCATAGCAAGAAGAAGATGAACATCGATCCGAATCTGTATCACTTTTGGATCAATTCGCTCGTCAAGAGCGTGAAAGAATGTGATGCGGAGTTCACCCCTGCGCTTGAGACTGAATGGCGAAAAACACTCCGGAGTGGAGT